From uncultured Desulfobacter sp.:
GGTATTGGCTTCGCCCAAAGCTTTAGCATATATTTTAGCAGTAGCGTTACCTTTGTTTCCAATATATTCCAGAGATTCAGCAAATGCCAGGAATTCACCTAAAGAATCCCATCTTAAATGACCTTCTTCCAGGAATTGCTGGATGTGTTTCGGGGCAGATCCACCGGCGCCGGTTTCAAACAGTCCGCCACCTGCCATCAAAGGAACGATGGAAAGCATTTTTGCACTGGTCCCAAGTTCAAGAATGGGGAACAAGTCTGTCAGATAATCCCTTAAAACATTACCGGAAGCTGCAATGGTATCTTGTGTTTTTCTTACACGACCGCAAGAAAAGGTACACGCCTCAGTCGGCGCCATAATATCAATTTCCAAACCGGATGTGTCATGATCCGGCAGGTATTTTTCGACCTTTTTAATCAGTTCAGCATCGTGGGCTCTGTTGCTGTCCAGCCAGAAAACAACCGGGAAACCCGTCAGTCTACCGCGATTAACGGCCAGTTTGACCCAGTCTTGAATGGGAGCATCTTTTACCTGGCACATTCTGAAAACATCGCCTTCTTCAACAGGGCGTTCAAGCAGAACGTTGCCGGCAGTATCGACAACCTTAACGGTTCCGGCAGCCGGTATTTCAAATGTTTTATCATGTGAACCGTATTCTTCAGCTTTCTTTGCCATCAAACCAACGTTTTGTACTGTACCCATGGTTGCAGGATCGAAAGCACCGTTTTTCTTGCAGTCGTCAATGGCTGCCTGGAAAACACCGGCATAGGCTCTGTCAGGAATCATGGCGAGGGTATCAGCAGCCTCTCCATCCGGTCCCCACATTTTTCCTGAATTACGAATCATTGCAGGCATGGAAGCGTCGATGATCACGTCACTTGAAACATGCAGGTTGGTAATACCTTTATCGGAATTAACCATTGCCAGAGGCGGTCTTTTTTCGTAGCAAGCCTGGATATCTGCTTCAATTTCAGCTTTTTTGTCTGCGGGCAAGGTTTCAATTCTTTTGTAAAGATCGCCAAGGCCCATGTTCGGATTCACACCGATTTCTTTGAACGTATCGGCATGTTTGTCAAAAACGTCCTGGAAGAAAACATAAACAATATGGCCGAAAAAAATCGGATCGGAAACTTTCATCATTGTTGCTTTAAGATGGGCTGATAGCAGAACGCCCCGATCTTTAGCTTCTTGAATCGCTTTAGCAACATATGCACGCAGCGCCTTTTTGCTCATCACGCATGCATTAATAACTTCTGCTGTTTCCAGGGCAAGCTTTTCTTTAAGAACAGTTTTTGATCCGTCTGCACCAACCAGTTCTATATTAACGTCACATGCTTTTTCAACAGTAGTTGCAACTTCAGTTCCGTAATAGTCGCCTTCGGTCATTGAAGCAACGTCGGTTTTGGAGTCAGGAGACCAGGGACCCATGGTGTGGGGATTTTTCTTGGCAAACTCTTTAACCGCAACAGCTGCTCTACGATCGGAGTTTCCTTCCCTTAAAACAGGGTTAACCGCAGAACCAAGATTCTTTGAATAGCGCTCTTTGATGGCAGCTTCTTCGTCATTTTTGGGCTCATCAGGATAATCGGGAACATCATATCCATTGTCCTGTAATTCCTTAATAGCAGCTTTCAATTGAGGAACAGAAGCACTGATATTCGGAAGTTTGATAATATTTCCGGCCGGGTCTACGGCAAGCTCGCCTAAAAAGGCCAGATCATCGGAGTGTTTTTGATCATCTTTCAAGCGGTCAGACCAGTTAGCTGCGACTCTTCCCGCCAGAGAGATATCTCTTAGTTCGATTTCAATATCGGATCCTTTAAGATACGATTTAATAATGGGAAGCAAAGAATGAGTTGCTAATAAAGGTGCTTCATCAGTTCTTGTCCATCTAATTGTTTCAGTCATGTTTATTCCTCTGTTGAAGTTTAGGTTTAAGACATCTAACACTATTATGTTTAGATAAAAGCCCGATCAAAGAATTCATTTTGAACTTAAGGCCTTCCATCTTACAAACACAAACGGCGAATTTCCCGGCCATGAGCAGTTCACCTTAACATACAAACAATACTAAGGTTTTAATGGTCTGAACCAATTTGTTCTTATTAAAGAACAAACCAAAACTTTAATAACATTCAACAAGATGCAAATCAAGACTGTTGTATAAATTACTTCAAAATTTTGTATACAATACAAAGTTAGCATGTTAAGGGACTATATAACCCTATCCGTGTTGATTTAAACCCGGTGTTTAGTTTTGATATGAAAGTCAAAATAACTTATTGAATTACTTTTATATTTTGTTGTGGGCCGAATATAGGGTTAATATATCAGGTCAGCCCATGGCTGTTATTTGCCGGTTATAGATGTGACACCCAAATATCGTTAACTTAAAGTTTTTTATGATGCCCATCTCCTACTTGCTTGGACATAATAAGAAAGGAAGGTGAAAAATGAAAATAGTTGTTCTTGATGGATACACCTTAAACCCCGGAGACCTTAGCTGGGAAAATTTTTCGGAAATTGGTGATCTGAAGGTTTTTGACAGGACAGCCCCCGAAGAGATCCTGGAACGAACGACTGACGCAAATATTGTGTTGACAAACAAAACCATGCTGACAGCTGAAAACATTGCGGCAATGAACAAGGTTGAGTATATCGGGGTTTTAGCAACAGGGGTGAATGTAGTCGATCTTGAATACACAAAAACAACCGGTATTACGGTTACCAACGTTCCCAATTATTCCGGTTCTTCATCAGCGCAAATGGTTTTTGCCTTAATTCTGGAATTGACAAACAGAGTGGGACACCACAGTCAGACGGTGATGGACGGAAAATGGTCGGAATCAAAGGATTTTTGCTATTGGGATTATCCTTTGGTGGAATTGGAAGGTATTACCTTAGGCATTGTCGGTTATGGCGGTATCGGTAAAGCGGTGGCGCGACTCGGATTGGCTTTCGGCATGAATATTCTGATCTACAACCGCTCTGTTCCCCCTGATCTTCCCGAGGGGATCACCTATTCGGATCTGGATAACCTGATCAAATCCAGCGATATCATATCCCTGCATTGTCCGTTGACGCCCCAGACAAAAGGAATGATTAATAAGGATACCCTGGCTCAAATGAAAAAAACAGCCTATTTAATCAACACCTCCCGGGGGCCGCTGGTTGTGGAAAACGAATTGGCAGATGCATTAAATAAAGGTATTATTGCCGGGGCTGCAATGGATGTCCTTGAGAAAGAACCCCCGGAGAAGTCCTGCCCGTTGCTGACGGCTAAAAACTGTTACATTACGCCCCATTTTGCCTGGGCAACGCTTGCATCAAGGGAAAGGCTGATGTCCATAGCCGTTGAAAACATAAAAAGCTATCTGGCAGGAAAACCTCAAAATGTAGTTCCCAAAAAATAAGAAACAATGGGAGATCCAGACGTTAGCACAAATGCGTAATTTTAAGTGCCTGTTTAAAAATTTGGTAATTTGGGCCATTCTCATATAATTCCAGTCGATTCATCTATTTTTAAACAGGCTCTAACCCCTCTATAAATTCCAAAAAAGAACTCCTTCATTTTTGTTGCGCCTTAGGGCTCATATTTCAATATGCTCCCTGGGGCGCGCTTTAAATACGAATAGAAATTCGGCGCAATATCTGCAGCACTTATCTTTTATCAACGACTCATCTAAAATGTTCAAAACGGTATGAATAAAATATCAATATGCATAAACTATGTTAAAAAGCTGACAATGCTGTGTTCAAAACCTGTTTAAAACCAATAAAAAACCGTGTTAAACAAGAATCTAAGCGATGTTAAAAAAAAAGCCTTATTGTTAATAAACAGGTTGATAAAATGTTAAAAATCAAGACGACATCATCTGAAATTTATTGAAAGACGGGTTGGAGTTAATATCAGGTTCAAAGATTTAAAAAATTATTAATAAAATGTCAATAAACATAGTACCATGTTTAAAAGTTGATAAATACTGTGTTTAAAACACGTTCAAAACGAATAAAAAACCATGTTAAATAATGATTTTAGCGCTGTTCAAAAAACATTATTGGGTTGTTGAAAACAGGTTAATAAAATGTTGAAAAAACGATTTCATATTGACAGAACATAAGTTTGTAAGTAAGTATCACTCACCTTATTTCCTGCATGTAAATTTTTACAATAGACAGGCTGCGTTATATGACCGGTAAAGAAAAACCAGATCCCCCCGGACGGATAAAAATCATGGCATCCTTTTCCAAACTGATGCAGGAAAAGGATTTTAGCTCCATTACTACGGCCCAAATTGCCAAAAATGCCGGAGTCACCGAAGGACTGATTTATAAATATTTTAAAGATAAAAAAGATCTACTTTACCAGGTACTTGACGCCCATTTCCAGGAATTTCATGAAAAAATAAAAAGCAGAATAGCCCAGGCCACATCCAGTATTGCAAAACTTGACCTGATTATTCTTGCCAGCCTTGAAGAGTATTTGGAAAACCGCCTGCTGTCTAAAATTCTGCTGCTTGAAGTCAGAAATTCCCAGGCTTTTTTCAATTCAGGCGCCTATGAAATGGTAACCATTTATGCACGCACCATCCTTAAAATAATTAGGGAAGGCATTGCCTCAGGTGAAATCGCAGCCGATACAAATCCCTATCTTTTACGAAAAGTTATTATAGGGGCCATTGAACATGCCTGTCTCGGGGAGGTTATTTTCGGTAAACCCCTGGATATAGAAAAAACGGCTTCCGGTATTTCACACATCATTTTTAACGGAGTGAAAGCATGACCCAGCTCAAAGAGATCACAGCAACAATTAACAATTACATCAAAAACGGGATCAAAAGTCTCAACGAAGATCGGGCAAAAAAGATTTTCAAAAAACTGGGATTACCCGTGGTACAGGAAATACGGCTGGAATCCATTGAAGATATCCAGGAGGCTGCTCAAACTATCGGTTATCCTGTTGTGCTAAAGGGTCTTGCAAAACAGATGCTGCATAAAACCGAAGCCGGTATGGTGGAAGTAGGTATCAGCAATGAAGTGCATCTAAAGGAAGCGGCTCAAAGAATGAAGTCCCGGGCCGGCGAAAGTTTTGAAGCCTTCCTGGTCCAACCCCGGATCCAGGGCCGAAGGGAATTTACCGCAGGCATGTTTAAAGACCCCCATTTTGGCCCGGTAATCATGTTCGGGGTAGGCGGTGTTCTCACCGAAGCCTTGAAGGACATGGTCTTGCGACTTGCCCCATTATCCGAAGTAGACCTTGATAACATGCTGGATAACCTGAAAGCCAAAGCCCTTCTGGGGTCATTCAGGGGAGAGACGGCTATAAACCGTGCAGAACTTAAATCCGTACTCCGTGGACTGTCTGACCTGGCCATGGCCTGCCCGGGAATACGCGAAATTGATATCAACCCTTTGATTATCAGCCCGGACGGCTCACCTGTGGCAGTTGACGGGTTGATGATCCTTGAAAAATCCGAAAACTTTAACATACAGGTGCATAAAAATATTAATTTCAATGGCTTACAAAACATTTTTTATCCCAAAACCATCGCTTTTGTGGGGGCCTCTGCAGTTCCGGGCAAATGGGGTCATACACTACCCACAAACGCCTATGCCGGGGGATTCAAAGGCGATATATTTCTGATTAATCCCAAGGGCGGCACTATTATGGGCCGGAATGTATACAAAACCATTGATGACATAGAAGGCGATGTGGATCTGGCTGTGGTAACCGTGCCTGCAAGCCGGGTAATGGACTTGATTCCCGCCCTGAAAAAAAAGCATGTCAAAGGCATGGTGCTGATAACCAGCGGTTTCAGAGAGGTCGGGGACCAGGGCAGACAGCTGGAGGATGAGATCATGGCTTCTGCCGAAAAAGCCGGAATCCTGGTCATCGGCCCCAACACCATGGGCCTGTGCAATCCCCATGCATCACTTTACGTTTGCGGAGCCAATGCCCTTCCACTTCCCGGCTCCATCGCCCTTGTGTCCCAGTCGGGCAATCTCGGCACCCAGCTTCTGGCCTTTGCCGAGCAGCAGGGCATCGGCATCCGGGTATTTGTGGGCTCAGGTAATGAAGCCATGATCACTATTGAAGATTATATGCAGGCTCTTGAACCCGATGACCTGACCCGCACCGTGGTCCTGTATATCGAAAGCGTGAAAGATGGGCGCCGGTTTTTTGAATCTGCCGCCCGGCTATCAAAAATCAAACCCGTGGTGGTGCTCAAAGGCGGAAGAACTCAAGATGGGGAAAAGGCTGCTTCCAGCCATACCGGAGCCATGGCCTCGGATGCAGGCGTGTTTAATGCAGTCTGCACCCAGGCCGGGATTATCCAGGTGGAGCAACCCATGGAGCTTTTAGATATGTCAACCGTATTTTCATCCCTGCCCATGCCCAAGGGAGGACGTGTGGCCATCATGACCCTAGGCGGCGGATGGGGTGTGGTCACCACAGACCTTTGTGCAGAATACGGACTTGTGGTGCCAAAACTTTCCAAAGAAATCATTGAACGGCTTAACAACTGCCTGCCGGACTTCTGGAGTCATGGCAATCCTGTGGATATTGTGGGCGAAGGGGACCCGGAAATACCCAAAATTTGCCTGGAGGAACTTTTAAAATGGGATGGGTGTGATGCGGTCATTCACCTGGGTATCCACGGCAGACGCATCCTGGTTAATGCCATGGCCAACGCTGCGCTGAAAGCAGATCCCGATACAACACAGGAAGCAGCAGACATGTTTATGGCAAACCTTCTCAAAGAAGAAGAGCATTACACCCGATATACCGTCGAAATGACGCAAAAATACAACAAACCAGTAGTCGGTGTCAGTCTTTTAACCGATGAATTGAGCCGCACCCTTTACCGTTATGACGATCTTGACTATAAGGGGGTATTTTTTCCTTCGCCGGAACGTGCTGTCAAGGCGTTGGCCGGAATGGTCCGGTACAAAAAATGGCTTGATTCGGCAAAATATAATATATAAACCCAAAACCAGGAGAGACTCATGAGCAAAAAAATTACCACTTCCAGCCTGATGAAGATGAAACAGGAAGGAAAAAAAATAACCGCCCTCACCGCCTATGACTATCCCTTTGCCGCCATGGTGGACCGTGCCGGAATCGACCTCATCCTTGTGGGCGATTCCGTTGCCATGGCGGTCCAGGGCTGGGATACCACCCTGCCCGTAACCATGGATGAGATGATTTATCATACAAAACTTGTGACCCGGGCCTGCACAAGATCCCTGGTAGTGGGTGACATGCCCTTCATGTCCTACCAGAGTGGTCTGGATAAAGCTGTTGAAAACGCCGGGCGGTTTTTAAAGGAAGCCGATGCCACCGCTGTAAAACTTGAAGGCGGTGCTGCTGTATGTCCTGCCATTTCAGCCATGGTAAAAGCGGGAATACCTGTCCAGGCCCACATTGGCCTTACACCCCAATCCGTACATCAGATGGGGGGATTCAAGGTGCAGCGGGATGAAGAGCGTCTGCTCAAAGACGCCAAAGATGTTGAGGCTGCCGGGGCTTTTTCCGTGGTTTTGGAAGGTATTCCCTCTGCCATTGCTGAAAAAATTACCCAGGCCCTGTCCATTCCCACCATCGGCATCGGCGCCGGTCCCTTTTGCGACGGCCAGATTCTGGTGTTCCACGATATGCTGGGTATCAATGACGGATTTATGCCCAAATTCGTGAAAAAGTACGTGGACATCGCGGCCCTGGCTGCCCAGGGGCTCAATGAATATATTAAAGAAGTTCAGGATGGCAGTTTTCCGGCCAAGGAACATGAATACAAATAAAAATATAATTATGAATACGCCCAAACGTAGATTTTCCGTGATCGGCTGTGGACGGGTGGGGATCTGTTTAGCCGCATTCCTCTTTAAAAAAGAGTATCAACCTGCAGGTTTTTTCAGCAGGAGCAAGACTTCGGCCCAGGCCGCCAGAACAGCAGCCGGGTGCGGCACGGTGTTTGATACGGCTGCTGAGTGTGCCCGGGCCGGGGACATCGTTTTTATCACCACTCCTGACGGCTTAATAGAGAGTATTTGTGGCGATCTTGCCCAACAAAATGCCCTGGGACCGGAAACCATGGTTTTTCACCTGTCAGGCGCCCATTCTTCAGAAATTCTTGCCCAGGCAAAGCAGGCCGGGGCAGTTGTGGGCTCCATTCATCCCTTGCAGTCCTTTACCCTTTATGAGCCGGGGCAGGCAAGTCCCTTTGAAGGAATCAATATTTCTGTTGAAGGGGACCCCGATGCCCTTTCCCAGGGCAAGGACATTGCTGCAGCCCTTGGTGCTCAGGCCTTTGCCATCCCAACGGAATCCAAAACCCTTTACCATGCCTCGGCTGTGGTTGCCTCCAACTACCTTGTGACCCTGGTGCGGTTTGCCCTGACCCTTTTAATGGAAACAGGACTTCGGGAAGATGTGGCATTTGAAATTTTGTCGCCCTTGATCCAGGGCACTCTTTCTAATATCGGCTCCAAGGGCTGCACCCGCGCCCTGACAGGCCCTGTGGTCCGGGGGGATCATGAAACAGTATCCCGGCACCTGGCTGACATTGACGAAAAAATACCCGAATTTTCAATCCTTTACCGTCTGCTGGGCGCCCATACCCTGGATATTGCCAAAGCCGGGGAAGGACTGCCTGAAGAAGCGGAACAAATACTATCCAAACTTTTTGAAATGTAAAACTCGATCATCAAGTTTTAACGATCACTCCATCTTCTGTTTAAAACCACGGAAGACACGGAAAGCACTGAAAGTTAATCCGTGTCCTTCCGTGCTTTCCGTGGTTTATCCAACTACCTATATTTTATAAAGAGTCAACGGCGCACGCCCTTCTGCTTCAAGTTCCTGGTTGGCCTGATCCAGCAGCGGTTTTGAGGAAATAACGGAAATACCCTTGGCAGCGTCATCCCGGAAAAAATACCGACCTGCCGTTTCCGCAACTTTTTGCTTGTCTAATCCCAGCAGCGCATCCTTGAACCCCTTACGAATTTCATCGGATAACTTGGTTATTTGACGATAAAAAGCTTTCATGGCAGAAGGTGCCGGTGTTTCCGGCTTATCAATGTCCGAACAGACCTGAAGGATGGCTTCTTTTACGTCTGTCCCGGTGAACTGTCCCTGGGTGATAAAATCACAGGCATCTGCGTAAACATCCAGGGTCCGTTTGATATGGGGGTCACGGTAGGAGCCAAATGAAAAAATACCCTCTTCCATATTGTACAAGGCAAATCCGCCGTATGCCCCGCCCTTTTCCCTGATTTCCCGGTGCAAAAACAGGGAACGCAAAAGCTTGGCAATAACGGACAAGGCTGGTGCGTCTTCATGGGAGATGCGCACCGCTTTAAAGGACTGTCCCACAAAGGAGACAGCTGTATTTGTCATCCAACCATCGTAGGGCTGCAGGGTATCTGTTTCTATCTGTGGTGTATAAAAGGCCTGGCTGCTGCCGTTGGGCAGGTTTTCGTAAATGTTTTCAATACGTTTATCTGCCTGGACCATGGACGAAGCAGACCCGATAACAGCAGGTTTAAAATTATCTTTTCTCATGATGGCGGAAGCTATGGCAGAAAGGTCTTTCTCCAGTTCAACCAGGGCCTGGGCGCCTGTTTTCTCATTATTCACCCTGGCGGTAAGATCCTTGATCCGGGTGTACTGGGCGATGCCATGCCACATTTCATTGATACTGGCAGCCGTTGACAAATGGCGGGCAGAGAGGGTTATGGCATACCTGTGACCGGACCCGACAATGGAGGCTTCAAGACCTGCCTGATATTGTAAAATAAGGCTTTTGAGCCGATCATGGTCTTTGAATCCACTCTCATTAATATATTCATCCACCATATCAAAAAGATAGTCAATATTCCGGTCCAAAGCTTTTCCCTGTAACGCCAGAAAGCAGTGGCCGTCACCCTTATTATCAAAGTGAGTGCCGGAAAAAGGAGACATGGAAATGCCGCCGGTATAAAGGTCCATACGTTCGGCCATCTGTACATATGAAGAACTTTTTGTACCTGCATTCGTAAAGGCCCGTGCAAAAAACGGCACCATGGGAAAAAGATCCGGCGCAATGTTTCCGGCACCTACCGGGCAGGTAAAGTAGAGGATGCCCGAAGTGGCCTTGTCAAAGGCGGTGGCGCAGGTAATGCCCTTGATGGTGTCAGGGTGAACTATTTCAATCTCAGGCGGCACGTCTTCAAGGGCCAGAGTGGGCAAAACATCCAGGTTTTCTTCTGTTTCCTGGCGTTTTTTCAGGGCTTTTGCATCCTCATTGATTTGCGCCAGTTCTGCTTCACCCAGGGATTTTCGTATTTTCTGAAGTTCATGTCGTACATTTTCGGCCTGGCGGGCTTCAATATCTTTATCCGGGGCAAGGGTAAACAGCAACCTGTGAGGATTATCCAGAAAATACCGGCGAATTCGGTCTTCCAGGAAAGGACCTTTGGCCAGCTCTTCCTGCAATCTCTTTAAATCATTGTCAATATTGATGGCGGTTACGGGATCACCTTCATGAACAATGATTGGAGCAATACCCACAAGCAGTTTTATACCATACGGGTATGGTGTATTGGTGATCTCCTTGCGGGAAAATTCGATCTGATGGATGGCAGAATCTATTAAATGTTGATCAATTCCTTTGTCGGCAAGAGTTTCAAGGGTATTAAAAATAATTTTTTCCACTTCGGGAACCGCAGAGACTTCAATATCTTTCAGCCCGCAGGCAAACATGGTGTCCCGGTTATCTGAATCAAACCCTGTACCATCGCACAGGGCAGAACCCAGGGCGCTGTCAATGAGTGCTTTTCTCAAGGGAGATGCGGAATTTCCAAGGAGAATCTGTTCAAGCACGGCCATAACCAGCACTTCAAAATCATCCGCGATATCAGGCGTCAGCCAAGCCACACACCCCTGATATTTAGCAGCGATATTATCGGTGTCTGAGTAGCTATATGCCTGGGTCATGGTTTTAGGAGCCTGCCACCGGGGCTGGGAAGGCACCCGGGTGTCCATTTCAAGAAAATCAAACCTGGAGAGTACCTTTTTTTCAATAAAGCTTAAGCTCTCTTCCAGGGGCAAATCCCCATAAGTATAAAAATAACTGTTGGACGGATGATAATACTTTGCGTGAAATGCCTTAAGATCCTCGTGGGTGAGTTTTGGAATGTCTGCGGGTTCGCCGCCTGAGTTATTGGCATAGGTGGTGTCCGGGTAAAGCCCTTTAAGCAGCGCCCGGGACATGACCTGGCCAGGGGAAGACATGGCACCTTTCATTTCATTGTAAACCACCCCTTTATACACCAGTTCAGGTTCCCCGTTTTCCCCTGGTTCCAATTCAAGCCGATGGCCTTCCTGCTTGAAGCTTAAGTGATCAATATCCGGAAAAAACGCCGCATCCAGATAAACATCCATCAGGTTGTAATAATCTTTTTTATTCTGGGTAGAAAAAGGATACATAGTCCAGTCTGATGCGGTGAAGGCATTCATGAAGGTAGACAGGCTTCGTTTGAGCATGGAAAAAAAAGGATCCCGGACCTTGTATTTTTCGGACCCGCACAGCACGGTATGCTCAAGAATATGGGCAACCCCTGTGGAATCCGTGGGTACGGTTCTGAAAAATACCCCAAACGTATTTTCCTTATCTTTATTGGCAATATGGATGTGGACAGCTTTTGTCTTTTCGTGAACCAGTTGAATGAGATGGGCATTAATTGCAGGCAGGGGCGATACCTGTTGAATTTTGTAGCCGCAGATGGTCTGCCCGGGTGTAAATGATGCAGTCTTATTCATATATTTTCCTGTAAAAAGTTTCCCTTAACCGTCTTAGGGGCATGGGCCTTTTTTCGCATATTTTTATTTATTATAGGGATTACGAATTCGGGTGATCCCGGGCTCAATATAAAAGTCTCTATAGAAAACTAAATTCTTTTGTAAATTCCCCGGCTGACCCGTTCTATTTTTTTTATTTTATCCAGCCTGAAAATGATATTTCTCAATTTTTTATCGTCAAAACCTGTGGCCGCCTTAATGGTCTTAAAATTAGTGCCTTCCGGATGGTTGCCGATGATATTCAACACAATGGAAGATGCACTCTTTTTTCTTGGGGTCCGGATTTTGTTTTTCTGTTTGCTCGACGGATGACTCTGATAAATCAATTGTTCTAGCTTGTCAAGCCTTTTGTGAATATTAGCAATATCTTCTTTAGCTGGAATGTCCAGGTGATGAAGAAGCATTTTAATAAAGCCCTCCCAATTGTTGCCCAATTCTCTAGGTTCCATGTGTCAATCCTTCTTGAAACTGAAATTTTTCCGACTTCCTTAAAAAAGACCGATAAATCCCGTTCAGTGGTGTTAATTTAGTTATAGTAATTTTTTTTAAGGCGCTGGTTTGTGATCCAACCCGCTTTTTTAATATGATAATTTTTAATTTTTACTTCTTAAATCTCTCAAAGTCAAGTAGACCATATCTAAATAAGTAAAAAAAGTATCTGGCAACAGATCTTAAATTTTATGGAAATTAATAAAAAACTGTGATTTACTGGTATTTACCTTAAAAATTTCAAAGGAAAACCGCTACTGTCAATCTTTTATTCCTTTTCCAGGGCGAAAAGTATTTGGCATATGGCCTTCTGGAAATAAACAGCCAATAAACGGAGAGCAAAAAGAGGAATGACGCATCCTGGGGAGTTATTAAAAAAAAACGGGTTATATGCCGGAAAAGAGTTGGGGCAAAATTTTTTGTCCAGCCCTGCTACAGCCCAGATGATTGTAGATAGAACCGGGGTTGATAAAGAAACGATCGTACTTGAAATCGGTCCGGGTTTAGGGGCAATCACCCTGCCTTTAGCAAGGGCCTGCAAGCAGGTTGTGGCTGTTGAAAAAGACCGCCGTATAATTCCCCTGCTTGAAGAGGAACTGGCCGGAGAAGGAATCTGCAATGTTACGATTATCAATCAGGACATTTTAAAAACAGATATAAAACAGATCGCAGGGACAGAAAAACTTGTGGTGATCGGGAATCTACCGTACAATATTTCATCCCAAATCCTTTTTAAGCTGATTACAATCCGGCAGGTTGTAACACGTGCGTTTCTGATGTTTCAAAAGGAACTTGCCGAACGTCTTCTTTCATCACCCGGTTCCAAAGACTATTCAAGGCTTTCTGCGGTGGTTCAGTATGCATCAAAAATCAGCCGGGTTACAGATCTCGGGGCCAATAATTTTTTTCCCAGGCCGGAAGTGGACTCCACAGTCCTGCGCTTTGATTTTTTTGAAACCCAAGGCATGGGAGAAGAAGATGAGACCCTGTTATTCAGCGTAATCAAGGCAGGATTTTCCAAACGAAGAAAAACCCTTCACAATGCCATGTCCGGCGGGGAACTGGGCCTAACAAAAGAAATCGTGGGTACTGCGCTTGAAAGTGCCGGCATTGACTCCTCACGGCGGGCTGAAACCTTAAGTGTCCAGGAATTCATAGACCTGTCCAAGGCAGTTGGAAAGGTTAGACCCATGAATCATGATTGAATCAAGAATATCCATAGATAAGCTAATTGATGTTGTCCGCCAGGGCGGCCAAGTTAAAACCGGGGTGGATGTGTATGACGGTAAAGGCACCTTGCTCTTGGCCAAAGATGTGTTGGTGAATAAAACAAAACCGCTTAAAATCATACGAAATAATGGCCTTCGGCATATACCCGTGGCAAGCAACGGAGGTGTGTTTGACGCCTCCGGTAATAAAATAGACATGGGACCCGCCAACATGCCTGACACTTTGCCGGATTCATTTTTTAATCCGGAAC
This genomic window contains:
- the panB gene encoding 3-methyl-2-oxobutanoate hydroxymethyltransferase: MSKKITTSSLMKMKQEGKKITALTAYDYPFAAMVDRAGIDLILVGDSVAMAVQGWDTTLPVTMDEMIYHTKLVTRACTRSLVVGDMPFMSYQSGLDKAVENAGRFLKEADATAVKLEGGAAVCPAISAMVKAGIPVQAHIGLTPQSVHQMGGFKVQRDEERLLKDAKDVEAAGAFSVVLEGIPSAIAEKITQALSIPTIGIGAGPFCDGQILVFHDMLGINDGFMPKFVKKYVDIAALAAQGLNEYIKEVQDGSFPAKEHEYK
- a CDS encoding Rossmann-like and DUF2520 domain-containing protein — protein: MNTNKNIIMNTPKRRFSVIGCGRVGICLAAFLFKKEYQPAGFFSRSKTSAQAARTAAGCGTVFDTAAECARAGDIVFITTPDGLIESICGDLAQQNALGPETMVFHLSGAHSSEILAQAKQAGAVVGSIHPLQSFTLYEPGQASPFEGINISVEGDPDALSQGKDIAAALGAQAFAIPTESKTLYHASAVVASNYLVTLVRFALTLLMETGLREDVAFEILSPLIQGTLSNIGSKGCTRALTGPVVRGDHETVSRHLADIDEKIPEFSILYRLLGAHTLDIAKAGEGLPEEAEQILSKLFEM
- a CDS encoding insulinase family protein; this translates as MNKTASFTPGQTICGYKIQQVSPLPAINAHLIQLVHEKTKAVHIHIANKDKENTFGVFFRTVPTDSTGVAHILEHTVLCGSEKYKVRDPFFSMLKRSLSTFMNAFTASDWTMYPFSTQNKKDYYNLMDVYLDAAFFPDIDHLSFKQEGHRLELEPGENGEPELVYKGVVYNEMKGAMSSPGQVMSRALLKGLYPDTTYANNSGGEPADIPKLTHEDLKAFHAKYYHPSNSYFYTYGDLPLEESLSFIEKKVLSRFDFLEMDTRVPSQPRWQAPKTMTQAYSYSDTDNIAAKYQGCVAWLTPDIADDFEVLVMAVLEQILLGNSASPLRKALIDSALGSALCDGTGFDSDNRDTMFACGLKDIEVSAVPEVEKIIFNTLETLADKGIDQHLIDSAIHQIEFSRKEITNTPYPYGIKLLVGIAPIIVHEGDPVTAINIDNDLKRLQEELAKGPFLEDRIRRYFLDNPHRLLFTLAPDKDIEARQAENVRHELQKIRKSLGEAELAQINEDAKALKKRQETEENLDVLPTLALEDVPPEIEIVHPDTIKGITCATAFDKATSGILYFTCPVGAGNIAPDLFPMVPFFARAFTNAGTKSSSYVQMAERMDLYTGGISMSPFSGTHFDNKGDGHCFLALQGKALDRNIDYLFDMVDEYINESGFKDHDRLKSLILQYQAGLEASIVGSGHRYAITLSARHLSTAASINEMWHGIAQYTRIKDLTARVNNEKTGAQALVELEKDLSAIASAIMRKDNFKPAVIGSASSMVQADKRIENIYENLPNGSSQAFYTPQIETDTLQPYDGWMTNTAVSFVGQSFKAVRISHEDAPALSVIAKLLRSLFLHREIREKGGAYGGFALYNMEEGIFSFGSYRDPHIKRTLDVYADACDFITQGQFTGTDVKEAILQVCSDIDKPETPAPSAMKAFYRQITKLSDEIRKGFKDALLGLDKQKVAETAGRYFFRDDAAKGISVISSKPLLDQANQELEAEGRAPLTLYKI
- the rsmA gene encoding 16S rRNA (adenine(1518)-N(6)/adenine(1519)-N(6))-dimethyltransferase RsmA, translated to MTHPGELLKKNGLYAGKELGQNFLSSPATAQMIVDRTGVDKETIVLEIGPGLGAITLPLARACKQVVAVEKDRRIIPLLEEELAGEGICNVTIINQDILKTDIKQIAGTEKLVVIGNLPYNISSQILFKLITIRQVVTRAFLMFQKELAERLLSSPGSKDYSRLSAVVQYASKISRVTDLGANNFFPRPEVDSTVLRFDFFETQGMGEEDETLLFSVIKAGFSKRRKTLHNAMSGGELGLTKEIVGTALESAGIDSSRRAETLSVQEFIDLSKAVGKVRPMNHD